From a region of the Panicum virgatum strain AP13 chromosome 2K, P.virgatum_v5, whole genome shotgun sequence genome:
- the LOC120694561 gene encoding E3 ubiquitin-protein ligase RKP-like, translating to MAEGSCSHRRSAFSPGLAVLLSGEEAKISPQKTHLVSYHDEIGHQAVERTIEHILDFPHKSVVRPPGPIDAVFVRSVLRNQARKLDFDWDKCIHGYHGSVLIVDKGAGQSKVVLDDSSICGKFRSVRGPLLVESSAPFSSARANACVWKGKWMYEVTLETSGVQQLGWATLSCPFTDQKGVGDADDSYSFDGWRVTKWNNDPKPYGQPWAVGDVIGCCINLDAGEISFYRNGTSLGVAFDGIRSVEPSKGYYAAISLSEGERCHLNFGSHPFRYPVDGFEPMEAPPHSWTYTTYLLRCLFRLLEVQNLEKSESAYFEKLRRVKKFAPLQELFRPISEAICAEFFSAIEMSQGCLEYIAWGSLTNFVLDVFRAREPHDFSCLDQVLDLFLQFPGCSSLLQELIVALSCMCKAAPLVLTECPYSGSYPFLALVCHLLRHKDVMLLWWNSEDFAFIFEGFLTRKIPNKHDLQCLVPSVWWPGSSEDEVSMTLSMTTLSDAIKKIEEMHRELCSLVICFIPPVSPPQPPGSVFRSFVQGSVLKARGGDHRMVVNGTYNNTVLVSLYTVILHLLSEGFSIDSSGSASSSKVNCGNGVGFLHKGGKRKFPTQLLFRNDAYYSVIPRIGGSPSILMHHQFDDVEDEVQWDEGCMNDEETRVTHTTVQKPCCCSVTDASIGLRYKESAKYVPSTSKVPCKPMPERTAHVAAECSGRSLSDEIEDKPSTSTQSEIEYGYQALHNLESMPMTTQSSSEALKEEELLDLMLLLYHLGISPNFRQAFYFMSQQSQSISLLEETDRQIREKSCAEQVRRLKEARNSYHEDLVDCVRHCVWYRATLFSPWKQRGMYATCMWVVELLLVLSDSKTIFQYVPEFYVESLVDCFHALRRSDPPFVSPAVFLKQGLASFVTLVVKHFDDARIVNPDLKDLLLQSISVLVQYKEFMLVFENNREAINRMPRSLLSAFDNRSWIPVSNILFLLCKGSGFASSKNGESSSSAIFQVILRETCIHEEELFFSFLNRLFNTLSWTMTEFSMSIREMQDKHQVADLQQRKCSVIFDVSCNLARILEFCTREIPCAFLMGPDMNLRRLTELVVFILNHIISAADAEFFDMTLRRPGQHQDKTNRTMILAPLVGIILNLMECSSTSEHRELNDVIAVFASMDCPATIHFGLQYLLSYNWSNVLRGDASLAKLAQLEEFSHYFRRITVAVDGVEDRSLNTGDEEEDDTCCICYNCDSDATFQPCHHRSCFGCISRHLLNSQRCFFCNAVVTSVTRIADS from the exons ATGGCAGAAGGAAGCTGTAGCCATAGGAGGAGTGCTTTCTCCCCTGGGCTAGCTGTGTTATTGTCTGGCGAGGAAGCTAAGATTAGCCCCCAGAAGACGCACTTGGTTTCCTATCATGACGAGATTGGGCACCAGGCTGTCGAGAGGACTATAGAGCACATTCTTGATTTCCCTCACAAGTCAGTGGTCCGGCCTCCTGGACCAATTGATGCGGTCTTcgtgcgctcagtgttgaggaATCAGGCTAGAAAATTAGATTTTGACTGGGACAAATGTATCCATGGATACCATGGTAGCGTCTTGATTGTAGACAAAGGTGCTGGGCAGAGCAAGGTGGTTCTTGACGATTCAAGCATTTGCGGTAAGTTCAGGAGTGTCAGGGGACCGTTACTTGTTGAGAGTTCTGCCCCATTCAGCAGTGCTAGGGCTAATGCCTGTGTGTGGAAGGGCAAGTGGATGTATGAGGTGACCCTAGAGACTTCTGGAGTTCAGCAGCTTGGATGGGCTACTCTCTCTTGTCCTTTTACTGATCAGAAAGGTGTTGGTGATGCTGATGATTCATATTCATTTGATGGCTGGAGGGTGACTAAGTGGAACAATGACCCAAAGCCATATGGCCAGCCATGGGCAGTAGGGGATGTGATCGGTTGCTGCATCAACTTAGATGCAGGAGAGATCTCCTTTTACAGGAATGGGACATCTCTTGGTGTTGCATTTGATGGAATTCGCAGTGTGGAACCAAGCAAGGGCTACTATGCAGCAATCTCCCTCTCAGAAGGTGAGCGTTGCCATCTGAACTTCGGCTCACATCCATTCCGGTATCCTGTTGATGGGTTCGAACCAATGGAGGCGCCACCACACTCTTGGACATATACGACATATCTTCTTAGATGTTTGTTCCGATTGCTAGAAGTTCAAAATCTGGAGAAATCTGAATCAGCATACTTTGAGAAACTGAGGAGGGTAAAAAAATTTGCACCACTACAAGAACTTTTTCGACCAATTTCAGAAGCGATCTGTGCAGAATTTTTCAGTGCTATTGAAATGAGCCAAGGGTGCCTTGAGTATATTGCCTGGGGCTCATTGACCAATTTTGTCTTAGATGTTTTCAGGGCACGCGAGCCACATGATTTCTCATGCCTTGATCAGGTTCTCGACCTTTTCCTTCAGTTCCCAGGTTGCAGCTCATTATTGCAGGAGCTCATTGTGGCACTTTCTTGCATGTGCAAAGCTGCACCACTTGTGCTGACAGAATGCCCATATTCTGGGTCGTATCCATTTTTAGCGCTGGTTTGCCACCTTCTTAGGCATAAGGATGTAATGCTTCTATGGTGGAACTCAGAAGATTTTGCATTCATATTTGAAGGGTTTCTTACAAGAAAGATACCAAATAAGCATGATTTACAGTGTCTCGTACCATCTGTTTGGTGGCCTGGGTCTTCTGAGGATGAGGTTAGCATGACACTGTCGATGACAACACTCTCAGATGCAATCAAGAAG ATTGAGGAGATGCATCGTGAGCTTTGCAGCTTGGTAATATGCTTTATTCCACCAGTTTCTCCCCCCCAGCCTCCAGGCTCTGTATTTAGGTCCTTCGTACAAGGTTCGGTACTGAAAGCTAGAGGTGGAGATCATAGGATGGTTGTCAATGGGACTTACAACAATACTGTGCTTGTTTCATTGTACACCGTAATCCTCCATTTGTTGTCTGAAGGATTTTCCATAGATTCTTCTGGGTCCGCATCATCCTCTAAAGTGAACTGTGGGAATGGGGTTGGATTTCTTCACAAAGGTGGAAAGCGGAAGTTTCCGACACAATTACTTTTCAGGAATGATGCCTATTATAGCGTAATTCCTAGAATCGGTGGATCACCAAGTATTTTGATGCATCACCAATTTGatgatgtggaagatgaagtgcAGTGGGATGAAGGCTGCATGAATGATGAGGAGACGCGTGTAACACACACTACAGTACAGAAGCCTTGTTGCTGCTCAGTCACAGATGCCAGTATTGGCCTAAGATACAAGGAAAGTGCTAAGTATGTACCATCAACTTCAAAAGTCCCATGTAAGCCCATGCCTGAAAGAACTGCTCATGTTGCTGCTGAGTGCAGTGGGAGAAGTCTGAGTGATGAGATCGAAGACAAGCCTAGCACAAGTACTCAATCAGAAATTGAATATGGATACCAAGCACTGCATAATCTTGAAAGCATGCCAATGACAACTCAATCTTCATCAGAAGCACTTAAAGAGGAAGAGCTGCTTGATCTTATGTTATTATTATATCATCTGGGCATCTCACCAAATTTTAGGCAG GCGTTTTATTTCATGTCTCAGCAGTCACAGTCCATTTCTTTACTAGAAGAAACTGACAGGCAAATACGAGAAAAATCATGCGCAGAGCAAGTAAGGCGTTTGAAAGAAGCCAGGAATAGCTATCATGAGGATTTGGTGGATTGTGTACGCCATTGTGTTTG GTACCGGGCTACTCTTTTCTCTCCATGGAAACAAAGGGGAATGTATGCAACTTGCATGTGGGTTGTGGAGCTTCTTTTGGTCCTTAGTGACTCAAAAACCATTTTCCAGTATGTTCCTGAGTTCTATGTGGAATCACTG GTTGATTGTTTCCATGCCCTGCGAAGGAGTGACCCTCCTTTTGTTTCACCTGCAGTATTCCTCAAACAAGGGCTGGCATCATTT GTCACTCTGGTTGTCAAGCACTTTGACGATGCGAGGATAGTGAATCCAGACTTGAaagatcttcttcttcaatcAATTTCGGTCCTTGTGCAGTACAAAGAATTCATGCTTGTTTTCGAGAACAATCGGGAGGCTATAAATAGAATGCCAAGATCACTTTTATCAGCTTTTGACAACAGATCATGGATTCCTGTTTCTAACATACTTTTCCTGCTTTGCAAAGGCTCCGGCTTTGCATCCTCTAAGAATGGTGAATCTTCATCATCTGCAATTTTTCAG GTTATACTTAGGGAGACATGCATTCATGAAGAAGAACTGTTCTTTTCCTTCCTCAATCGACTTTTCAATACACTCAGCTGGACAATGACCGAGTTCTCCATGTCCATCCGAGAGATGCAAGATAAACACCAG GTTGCTGATCTGCAGCAAAGGAAGTGCAGTGTAATTTTTGATGTATCATGTAATCTTGCAAGGATCTTGGAATTCTGTACCCGAGAGATTCCTTGTGCATTCCTCATGGGACCAGATATGAATTTGCGGAGGTTGACTGAATTGGTTGTCTTTATTCTCAACCACATCATATCAGCAGCTGATGCAGAGTTCTTTGACAT GACGCTAAGACGGCCAGGGCAGCATCAAGATAAAACAAATCGTACTATGATCTTGGCTCCTCTTGTAGGCATTATCCTCAATCTCATGGAATGCAGCAGCACATCAGAACATAGGGAGCTAAATGATGTGATTGCAGTGTTTGCAAGCATGGATTGCCCTGCTACAATCCATTTTGGGTTGCAGTACCTACTGAGCTACAACTGG AGCAATGTTCTCCGAGGGGATGCCTCCCTTGCAAAGCTAGCACAGCTTGAAGAGTTCTCTCATTACTTCCGGCGCATTACAGTGGCTGTAGATGGTGTAGAAGATCGTAGCCTAAACACAGGtgacgaggaagaagatgacacCTGTTGCATTTGCTACAACTGTGATTCGGATGCAACATTCCAGCCATGCCATCACCGGTCCTGCTTTGGCTGCATTAGCAGGCATCTCTT